The window GGCGATGCCGGTGAACGGAGACACCACTCCCGACGGGCACTCCTGTCCTAACACGTCTCGCCAGAGCCGCACCAGGAACGACGCCAACTGCCCACGGTTCAACTCGCGATCAAGGCCGGATGAGTCTTCGCCTCTGCCGACCGACAACCCCAGCGCCCTCATGCGCAACAAGCAATTGGCGCCATAATCAGCAGCGCCTACGTCGGTGAACTACTCCACCCCAGACGTGTCGCACAATCCCGCGCCGCGCTCCCGTCTTTGTTGCGCCTCCGTGGGCGTAGACACCCCGGCGGTGGCGGCCGCTCCGAGCAGCATCACCAACGCGAGCAATACCGCCATCCATCTCGCTGCGTCCTTACCGATAACTGTACCTCATCGGGGAATCGGGGCTGCTTATGGCGGGTTTAATGGTTCCTTACTTTGGGGGCGCCGTGGCAGTGGGGGCTAGGCCCAGCATTCGTTCAGTGCCTGTTCGACTGTGATCGACGGGACTCCGGGGGTCGGGTGTTGGGTGACCAGGGTCACGCCTGTGTCGTGGAAGTCCAGGCCGGGGGTGTTCTCCGGTGTCCTGCCTGTTTTGGAGTATTCGACGATCGCGTCAACTCCGAGGGTCGCCATTTTGTGGGGATACTGCATCGATGTGGCGTCGATCTCGCCTGTGGCGACACGGCCTACTCCCTCACAGCTCCCGTCGATAGAAACGATCAGGACGTGGTTCTCCTTGCCTGCGTCTTCCAGCGCCAAGAACGCGCCGGCTGCGGCGGGCTCGTTGACCGTGTACACGACGTTGACTTCTGGATCTTGCCGTATCAGATCTTCCATAGCGGAGCGCCCTCCGGCTGCCGTGCCCATGGTGACAGCGCGCCCTACGATACGAGGATCGTCTTCGTCGTACATCGTGGTGGGGTCTCTGATGTCGACACCGAAGCCGCTCAGGAAGCCCTGGTTGCGCATAACATCCAACGTGATCCGGGCCTCGGACCCGTCCAGCGTAACGATCCTGACCGCAGGTACCGACACATCGGTCCTCGCCCGCGCCCATGCGCCTATCAACTCACCAGCCCTGAAGTTGTCCGTGGCGAAGGTGGCGTCAACAGAGTCCGGCGGGTCGAAGAGGGTGTCAAGCGCGATGACCAATACACCAGCCTCTCGCGCCCTTCTCACTGTGTCGATCAGAGCGGCCGGATCCGAAGGCGTGATGAGAATACCGGCAGCGCCGCTGGCGACCAGACTCTCGATCGCTTCGACCTGCGTCTCCCAGTCCCCGTCGTAGCTGCCGGCCACAGCGCGCAACTCGACACCCGCCTCTTCGGCTCGGCGGAGCGCGGCGTCTCGCATCGTCACGAAGAACGGGTTCGCGTCGGTCTTGGTGACCAGCCCGATCATCAGCCGATCCTCAGCGGCAGGACTCGTCACGCATCCAGCAACCAACACAGCAACCAGCGCCCACGCCGCCCCTATCCGTGTCAAACGTCGCAAAACAGGAACACCCTAACCGCCATACCAGCCGGTCCTAACCGGGCCCGCCAAGACGGAGTGGATGCCGTCACGGCGACCCGGCGTCGCAAGAACGTCGTGCAAGCCCGATCGTTCTCCGAGATGCTGGAACGCACCCTGCGCCACTACGAGAACCGAGTCATCGAGGCCTCCCAGGTGATCGAAGAACTGATCCAGCTGGTCAAAGAGATGCGTGAGGCCAACGCTCAAGGCGAGAAGCTCGGACGCACCGAGGACAAATATGGCCTTCTACGACGCTCTGGAAACCAACGACAGCGCCGTAGCCATCCTCCACGATCAGGTCCTGCGAACCATTGCTCAAGAGCTGGTCGAGAAGGTCCGCGACAACTGACCATCGACCGGACCTTGCGGGAAGACGTACCCGCCCGCCGCCGCGTTCTGGTCAAGCGCACCCTCCGCAAGTATGGCTACCCATCCGACAAAGCAGGAAAAGGCCACCCAAACCGTCCTACAACAGGCCGAAGTCCTCTCAGAGGCCCGGGCCGCCTAGCCCCCGCGGGGCCGGTACCCTCGTTAACGACAGCTCCGCCGAGATTGTATGCGATGTGCAATCCCCCCGGTTTGTACTTTGTACACAATTCGTCATGTGCCGGATTCTGGGCTGTTTCAAGCCCGTTGTTCCGTGACTGCTTGTCTAGCGTGTGAAGGGTACGTATCCGATAGGCGGAGGTTGCTCATGATCCAGGTGATCCGGAGGGTGTTCGTGGCGATCGCCGGAGGGCTGATGGTCCTTCTAGCTGTGGCCGGCTTCGCCCTCCCCGTCATTCCGGGCACCGCGCTTCTGGTCGGGGGTTTGCTCCTGTGGTCGACCGAGTTCAGGTG is drawn from bacterium and contains these coding sequences:
- a CDS encoding substrate-binding domain-containing protein, with translation MIGLVTKTDANPFFVTMRDAALRRAEEAGVELRAVAGSYDGDWETQVEAIESLVASGAAGILITPSDPAALIDTVRRAREAGVLVIALDTLFDPPDSVDATFATDNFRAGELIGAWARARTDVSVPAVRIVTLDGSEARITLDVMRNQGFLSGFGVDIRDPTTMYDEDDPRIVGRAVTMGTAAGGRSAMEDLIRQDPEVNVVYTVNEPAAAGAFLALEDAGKENHVLIVSIDGSCEGVGRVATGEIDATSMQYPHKMATLGVDAIVEYSKTGRTPENTPGLDFHDTGVTLVTQHPTPGVPSITVEQALNECWA